TGGCGGGCTTGACGAAGAGGGGCAGGGGGACGTCCGCCAGCTGCGCAACCCAAGCTGCCGAGTCCCCCTCGAATTGATGACGGCTGAAGGCGCGGTACTCCACCACCGGCACGCCGGCGTGCTCTAACACGTTCTTGCACAGGACCTTGTCCATGGAGACGGCGCTGGCGGGGACGTCGGCGCCAACGTAGGGCAGGTCGAGCATTTCCGCCAGGCCCTGAAGGGCGCCGTCCTCCCCCCAGCTGCCGTGGACGATGGGAAAGAGCACCTGAGCACCGCTCTCCACCAGGTGACGGATGCTGGAGAGGATGGAGCCGGTGGCGGCGGGGAGCTCGTCGATGTCTCCAGCGAGCGCCGGCGCGGAGACCTCCGGCGGCAGCCAGCGGCCGTCGGGATCGATGCCCAGGGGCACCACCTCGAAGCCCGCCTCGGCGAGGGCCGCCGCCACGGTGTGGGCGGAGTCAACGGACACGCGGTGCTCGGCGCTCCGGCCGCCGAAGACCAGTCCTACGCGGGATATCTCGCTCGCCATGCTCGGGCTCCTTCCCCAGATCGGTTTGCCGGACCGGGGAGCGAACAGTCTCCTCGGCGCCGGTCCTCAGAGGCTTATTGTGCCGACAACGAGGGGCGAAAGAAAGCCGGGATCAGGGCGTGCCCAGATCCACCACTTTCGCTTCCAGCACCTCCGGCATGGCGGCCTGAAGGTTGTCTCCAAGCTCCTGGGAGACCACGCCGTCGAGGCGTAGAGCAGCCACGGCGTACTGCCCTGGCTCCCGGGCCAGGTGGATGTCGGCGATATTGACACCGGCCTCGCCCAGGAAGGTCCCGAGCTTGCCCACGACCCCCGGCACGTCGTGGTTGCGCAGCACCAGGAGCTGGCCTTCGGGACGGAATTCGAGCCGCAAACCCCGGAAGTAGACGACCCGCGCGTCGCGCTCGCCGAAGACCGTGCCTTGAATGTCCACCGAGCCGTCCGGCCCCTCCACTCGCACTCCGAGGAGATGAGTGTATTCCTCGTGGCGCTGGTTGATCACCCGCTGCAATTTGATGCCGCGGGCGGCGGCGGCGTGCTCGGCGTTGACGTAGTTGACGCCCTCGGCCATAGACGGGGTGAGCACGCCCTTCAAAGCCGCGACCCCCAGGGGATGGTGCAGCTTCTCGTCGATGTCCCAGAAGACCACTTTCACCTGCTGCACTTTGCCGCCGAGGAGGAAGGAGCCGAGCTTGCCCAGCTGCTGTCCCAGGCCCAGCAGCAGCTCGCCGCGGGTGCCGGCGGAACGGAAGGGCAGGTTGACGGCGGTGATGGCCAACGAGCCGTCCAGTGCCTTGAGCACCATCTCGGCGGTGTCGCTGGCGATGCGCAGCTGGGCCTCGCGGGTCTGGGCACCGATGTGGGGGGTGGCCACCACGTTGGGATGACGGGCGAGGGTGAAGTCGGTGACCGGCTCGTTGGAGTAGACGTCGAGGCCGGCGCCGGCCAGATAACCTTCTTCCAGCAGCTCCAGGAGCGCCGTCTCGTCCACCGTGCCGCCGCGGCCACAATTGATGAGCATGGCTCCGCGCTTCATTTGCCGCAGCCGCTCGGCGTTGAGCAGGTTGCGGGTCTGGGGGGTGAGGGGCGTGTGGAGGGTGACCACGTCGGAACGCTTCAAGAGCTCCTCCAGCGGCAGGGCCTCCACCTCTTCCCGCCGCGCCACCGCCTCATCGAGGTAGGGGTCGTAGGCGAGGACCTTCATCTCGAAGGCCCGCGCTCGCCGGGCCACCCGCTGGCCGATGCGGCCGAAGCCCACGACGCCCAGGGTTTTGCCCTGCAGCTCGGTGCCGACGAAGCTCTTGCGGTCCCAGGTACCGCTCTTCATGGAAGCGTCCGCCGGCGGCACTTTGCGCGCCAGGGCCAGCAGCAGAGCGAAGGTATGCTCCGTCGCCGACATCATGTTGGCGGTGGGGGCGTTGACCACCAGGATGCCGCGCTCGGTAGCCGCTTCCACGTCCACATTGTCGACGCCGATGCCGGCTCGGCCCACCACCCGGAGCTTCTTGCCTTCCGCCAGCACGTCGGCGGTGACCTTGGTGCCGCTGCGCACCACCAGGGCATCGTATTCCGGCAACATCTCCTTCAGCCGGGGTTTTTCCTCCGGCGTCATCAGGTGCACGTGGGCGCCGCTGGCGCGCAGGCGCTCGACGCCGGAAGCGTCCAGGGGATCGGAAATCAGAATGGAAACCACGATGAGTACCTCTTGTCGGGAGTTGATCGGAAAAAGCTAGGGAAACAAAAGGTCTATGACGATTCGAGAATCTGGTCCATGACGGCGAAGAGGGCTTCCAGGTCCGCGGGCTGCACGTCCCCCATATGACCAATGCGGAAGGTCTCTCCTTTCCACTGGCCGTAACCGGAGGCGACGGTGTAGCCGCGCTCCGCCAGCTGCGCCACCCATTGGGGTGCGCTCAGGGGCGTGCTCGAGGACGACGGGGGCCGCAGGCAGGTGACGGTCCAGGAACGAGCCCCCGCCTCGGCGGCGCAGCCAAAGTTCCGGGCCTCGGCCCACTCCAGGGTCTGCTGTTGCATCCGCCGGTGGCGCTGCCAGCGCTCCTCTACCCCTTCGTCCAAGAGGCGCCGCAGCTGGAAGTCGAGGGCGTAGACCAGGGAGACCACCGGTGTGGTGATGGGGCCGTGGCCGCGATGTCTGTCCCGGTAGCGTAAAACGTCGGTGTAGAAGCCGCGGCGGGGCACGCTCTCGGCCTGGCGGGCGGCACGCTCGGAGAGAGTAAAGAGGACCAGTCCCGGCGGCAGAGCCATGGCCTTCTGTACCCCGGCCAGGGCGATGTCCACGCCCCAAGCATCGGTCTCGAAGGGCGCTCCCCCGAGGGAGGAGACGCAATCCACCAAGAGGAGAGCGTCGCTCTCTTCCCGCACCACTCGGGAGATCTCCTCCACCGGGTTGACCACGCCGGTAGAAGTCTCGTTGTGCACCAGGGTGACGGCCTCGTACTGGCCCCGTCCCGAGCTGTTGCGCCGAAGGGCGGCGCGTACCAGCTCCGGATCGACGGCCCGCCCCCAGGGCACGGCCACCCGATCCGCCTCCAGACCGTGTAGCTGGCAGACCTCGTGCCAACGTTCGGAGAAAGCCCCACTGGTGAGGTTGAGCACCCGCTTCTGCACCGTCGAAACCACCGCCGCCTCCATCACCAACGTGGCGCTGGAAGAAGCCATGAAGACGTCGCCGGAGGTGCGGAAGAGCTGTGGCAGGCCTTCCTCCAACCGCTGGTAGATCTCCTGGAAGCCAGCGGAGCGATGGCCCATCACCGGACCGGTGAGGGCCTGGCGCACGTCTTCCCGTACATAAGCCGGGCCGGGGAGGAAGAATTGGATGCGTTCGGGAGCCATGATCGGAGAGCTCAACGGTACGGGAAAGCGTCGATAAAGCCTCTATGCCGCATTGTGGCATCGCTTGCCGCGGCGGGTCAACGGAGGGGCGGAAGGTCGTGAGTTGGGCTGAGCTGGCTCGGGCCTCGGCGCTGCTGGCCGACGCAGACTAGCGAGCGGTCTCGGCGCGCAGAGAACTCGCTACGCTCAAACAGCTCTGCGCGTTTTTCCGCGACCGCTCGTGTCTGCGCCGGGCGCCTCGGAGTCCTCGCTCAGCTCAGCCCAACTCACGACCAATGGTCCTCTCAACATTGAAGCCACTTACGCTTGTCGTCCAAGTGGGGAGAGGCCAGGCGGAATCTCGAGACCACAGCTTTTCAACTCCACGGCCGAGGCTTGCGGAGCCGGGCGACCAGCTCCTCGGTGGTGAGGGCCAAAGCGGTGCCGTCGAGCGAGGAGACGACCCAATGACCAGCACCGCGATTCTCGTCGAGTCGCAGGCTCGGCACGGGGGCCTCGCCACGGATCAGCACCAGGACGCAGCCGCGGAAATGCTCCCGCAGCAGATCCTCCAGCACCGCCGGCCCGCGGCGAGGCTTCACCGTCACCGTGCGGCCGGGCTCGGCCGAGACCGCTCGTAGGGCCCCGGAACCGGCAGCCTGCTCCAGCGCCGGTGGCAAAGGAGTGGGGTCGTCGAGGGTGCTCGGAAGCTCCAGCCAGCCCATGCGCAGGCCGGCGGCGGCGGCGGTGTCGAAGAGGGGCTGGAAATGCTCCGGATCCACTTCGACCCGCAACTGATGGACGCGCTTCATGGCTGGACTTTCTGAGCAGAGCGGCCTTGCCGCGGGTAGAGATAAATCTCCGCGCACCGCCGGCGGAAGGCTTCCTCGTCGGCGGGCCAGGAGTCGATCCAGGCTTGCAGCTCGGCCTTGCTCTCGGAGGATGGCCCTTCCAAGGCCTGGCGAAGCCGGGGGCCGCCGGCGAGAAGATCGATGGCGGCGCGATCGGAAACGAATTCATAGGGCTTCGAGCGCCAGCGGAAAGCCTCCGGCGCGACCTCCCGCAGCGCCGCCAGCAGCTCCACCCCGGTGCGGTAGGCGCGGAAAGCCCCGGCGTCGGTGACCAGGATCTCCACTCCCCCGCAGACCTCGCCGGCATGCTTCTGGAATTGCGGCCGGAAGTAGGTGGGCAGAAAGCGTACTCCCGGGAGTTCAGCGGCGGTGAGCCGCTGCACCAGGGCCACCGGATCCACTCCCGGCGCCCCTGTCAGCTGAAACGGCCGGGTGGTGCCGCGGCCCTCGGAGACCTCCGTCGCCTCCACCAGACAGCCGCCGGGGTAGATCCGGGCGATGTCCAGGGTCGGCATGTTGGGGGACGGCGCTACCCACGGCAAGCCGGTCTCCAACCAGGTCATGGACGGCCGCCAGCCTTCCATGGACCAGATCCGCAGGGCGTCTTCGAAGCCACCCTCGGAGCTCTCAGAACGAGCTTCCAGCAGCACGATCTCCCCCAAGGTCAAACCGTGGCGCACGGGGATGGGGAAGGCGCTGACGAAGCTCTCGTAGCCGGGTTCCGGCAGGTTGCCTTCCACCACCTCACCGCCCAGGGGATTGGGGCGGTCCAGCAGCCAGACTTCACAGCCGACCCGGGCAGCGGCTTCGGCGGCCCAAACGGCGGTGGCGGCGTAGGTGTAGTAGCGGCTGCCGATGTCCTGGAGATCCACCACCAGCAGATCGAGGCCTTCGAAGGCTGACGGATCTGGGCGCAGGGAGCCCTCGTCGTCGCCGTAGAGGGAGACCACCGGCAGTCCGGTCCAGGGATCCTCGCCGCCGGCAGCGGCCACCATGTCCTGTTCGACGCCGTAGTACCCGTGCTCCGGCGCCATCAGCGCCGCCGGCGGGTGACCGCTGGCGGCGAGGGCGAGGTGTGCGGGGCGAAGATCGGCGGTTACAGACGCTCCGTGGGCAAGCAGAGCGTAGCGCCGGCCGGCGAGCTCGGAGCTGCGGGCCAGGAGCGCTTCGAGACCGGTGATCACCCCATTCCGGCTAGTGACGCCTCGGCTCATGACTCTTTGGAGCGGTCCCAATCGCCGCTGCGGCCGCCGCTCTTGCGCTCCAGCTGGAGGTCCGTCACCACCGCTCCCCGCTCGATGGCCTTGACCATGTCGTAGAGCGCCAGCGCCGCCGTGGAGCAAGCTACGAGAGCCTCCATCTCGGCGCCGGTACGGCCGGTGACCACCACCTCGCTGCGCACCCGGACTCCATCCTCCACCGCCTCGATCTCCACTTCCACCCGGTCCAGGGGCAGAGTGTGGGCCAGGGGAATCAGCTCGTCGGTGCGCTTGGCCGCCTGGATACCGGCCAGCCGCGCCACCGCGTAGGCGTCGCCTTTGGGCAGCTCCGCCAATCCGGCGACGGTCTCCGCCGACAGCAGAACCCGGCAGGACGCTGCCGCCACCCGGCGGGTCACCGCCTTGGCGGACACGTCCACCATGTGGGCTTCACCGTGGGCGTCGAGATGGCTGAAGGGGGTCTGAGTCATGGTCTCTCCCAACTCTGGGTTTCCGGCGTTGGGCACGAAGCTCCGCATCTTAGCAGGGTCGGGCAGCCGAGCTCTCGGCCCACGGAATCGTCTGCAGCGTGCCTGAAAGCGGCCACCATCTAAAAAGCCGGCCGCCCCATTGGGACGACCGGCAAGCTCAGAGGAGCCGGCCCAGATTCTCAGGGCCCGGCTCTTCGAGTCCTCCTGCCCCCATTCCGCGGTGCAGGACTGTTGGTGGGCGATTCTAGACGGCAAGACTCCGCCGGATGCCGGCCGGTCCCCTCGGCCACTGCTGCCCGGTCTCTCGAGTCGAGGAGACGGAGGGGCTCAGAGCAAGGGAGGCGGCGGAGGCGACAACGCCGGGGGCGTCCTCGCACACCGCTCACCGAGCACCGACATCAGACGTCAACAGATCCGGTATCGCTGGTCCTGGAAGAGGATAGGGGGATGCAACCTAGAAGGGAGGCAAAAGAGAGAGTCTAGAAGGTCAACTTACTCGTTGACGGCTTCCTTCAGCTCCTTGCCGGCCTTGAACTTCACCTGGTTGCTGGCAGGAATGGTCATGCTCGCACCGGTAGCGGGGTTGCGGCCCTGACGCTCGGCGCGGTGGGAAATGCTGAAGCTACCGAAGCCGGGAACGGAGACCCGCTCGCCATCGGCCAGGGTGTCGGTGATGACCTCGAAGATCGCGTCGAAGGTCTCGGCGGCCTGCTTCTTGGTGAGATCATCCACAGAATCGACAACAGCATCCACAATGTCAGCTTTACCAGCCATACTTTTTCTCCTTGTTGTTGGGTCTATGTCGGTTTCGACAGGGGGCAAAGATACGGGATCGGCAATACACGTGTCAACACAAACACCCGCGCTTTCCGCCCTGATTACAGGGTTTTCCGCCGCTGGAGCACGTGTACGGTAAAACCGTCGTGATCACCGCCGGGTAGCACGCGCCAGAAACCCGGCCCGGCAACCCAGCGCACCAAGGGTGCCTCCAGAACCTCTTCCAGAGGCAACGGTGCGAACTCCGAATTCTTATTCAAGAACCGTTCCACCACCGCCTCGTTCTCTTC
The sequence above is a segment of the Acidobacteriota bacterium genome. Coding sequences within it:
- the serA gene encoding phosphoglycerate dehydrogenase, whose translation is MVSILISDPLDASGVERLRASGAHVHLMTPEEKPRLKEMLPEYDALVVRSGTKVTADVLAEGKKLRVVGRAGIGVDNVDVEAATERGILVVNAPTANMMSATEHTFALLLALARKVPPADASMKSGTWDRKSFVGTELQGKTLGVVGFGRIGQRVARRARAFEMKVLAYDPYLDEAVARREEVEALPLEELLKRSDVVTLHTPLTPQTRNLLNAERLRQMKRGAMLINCGRGGTVDETALLELLEEGYLAGAGLDVYSNEPVTDFTLARHPNVVATPHIGAQTREAQLRIASDTAEMVLKALDGSLAITAVNLPFRSAGTRGELLLGLGQQLGKLGSFLLGGKVQQVKVVFWDIDEKLHHPLGVAALKGVLTPSMAEGVNYVNAEHAAAARGIKLQRVINQRHEEYTHLLGVRVEGPDGSVDIQGTVFGERDARVVYFRGLRLEFRPEGQLLVLRNHDVPGVVGKLGTFLGEAGVNIADIHLAREPGQYAVAALRLDGVVSQELGDNLQAAMPEVLEAKVVDLGTP
- a CDS encoding alanine--glyoxylate aminotransferase family protein produces the protein MAPERIQFFLPGPAYVREDVRQALTGPVMGHRSAGFQEIYQRLEEGLPQLFRTSGDVFMASSSATLVMEAAVVSTVQKRVLNLTSGAFSERWHEVCQLHGLEADRVAVPWGRAVDPELVRAALRRNSSGRGQYEAVTLVHNETSTGVVNPVEEISRVVREESDALLLVDCVSSLGGAPFETDAWGVDIALAGVQKAMALPPGLVLFTLSERAARQAESVPRRGFYTDVLRYRDRHRGHGPITTPVVSLVYALDFQLRRLLDEGVEERWQRHRRMQQQTLEWAEARNFGCAAEAGARSWTVTCLRPPSSSSTPLSAPQWVAQLAERGYTVASGYGQWKGETFRIGHMGDVQPADLEALFAVMDQILESS
- the moaC gene encoding cyclic pyranopterin monophosphate synthase MoaC encodes the protein MTQTPFSHLDAHGEAHMVDVSAKAVTRRVAAASCRVLLSAETVAGLAELPKGDAYAVARLAGIQAAKRTDELIPLAHTLPLDRVEVEIEAVEDGVRVRSEVVVTGRTGAEMEALVACSTAALALYDMVKAIERGAVVTDLQLERKSGGRSGDWDRSKES
- a CDS encoding DUF1343 domain-containing protein yields the protein MSRGVTSRNGVITGLEALLARSSELAGRRYALLAHGASVTADLRPAHLALAASGHPPAALMAPEHGYYGVEQDMVAAAGGEDPWTGLPVVSLYGDDEGSLRPDPSAFEGLDLLVVDLQDIGSRYYTYAATAVWAAEAAARVGCEVWLLDRPNPLGGEVVEGNLPEPGYESFVSAFPIPVRHGLTLGEIVLLEARSESSEGGFEDALRIWSMEGWRPSMTWLETGLPWVAPSPNMPTLDIARIYPGGCLVEATEVSEGRGTTRPFQLTGAPGVDPVALVQRLTAAELPGVRFLPTYFRPQFQKHAGEVCGGVEILVTDAGAFRAYRTGVELLAALREVAPEAFRWRSKPYEFVSDRAAIDLLAGGPRLRQALEGPSSESKAELQAWIDSWPADEEAFRRRCAEIYLYPRQGRSAQKVQP
- a CDS encoding HU family DNA-binding protein; protein product: MAGKADIVDAVVDSVDDLTKKQAAETFDAIFEVITDTLADGERVSVPGFGSFSISHRAERQGRNPATGASMTIPASNQVKFKAGKELKEAVNE